The region AATATTTGATATTGCAACTCTTACGGGAGGAGCAGTTGCAGCATTAGGTAAAGCTGCAACACCTGTTATGTCTAATGATGATGAGTTTTTTAATAATATTCAAAGAGCTTCAGATATTAGTGGTGAAAAAATATGGAGGATGCCATGCTTTGATGAGTATAAAGAATCAATAAAATCATACGTGGCTGATTTAACAAATTCTGGAGGTCATCCGCAGGTAATGACAGCAGGTGTGTTTATTGAAGAATTTGTTCAAGATAAACCATGGATACATATAGATATAGCTGCTACATCATGGGCTGATAAAAAATATGAGTATGGTGTTAAAGGTGGAACAGGTGTAGGTGTAAGAACACTGTACCATGTTGTAAAGAATTTAAGTAATAAATAATAAAGGTAAATCTTTATTAAATGTACAAAATGTAATGAAATCCCAGATTTATTTGAAAAGGTGAAAAATAATCTTATAAATATTTCGGGCTAGAAAATAAAAAATATAGAGATATCGTGCCTTTGGCTTAATTAAAAAGGTTCAACCTTTAATATTTGGGTTGAACCTTTTTTCAATTTTTAGTTTTGTTTCTGAGCGAGTATTTTAGATTTATCAGTTCCTTTTTCAATAGCTTCAATGACATGTCCTCTAAAGCCTTTTTTCTCTAGAGCATAAATAGCTTCAATAGTTGTTCCTCCAGCAGAGCAAACTTCATCCTTAAGCTGACCAGGATGTTTACCAGTTTCTAAAACGATTTTAGCAGCACCTAAAACTGCTTGAGAAACCATTTTGTATGCCTTGTCTCTTGGCATACCTTTAAGAACAGCTCCATCTGCTAAAGATTCAATGAAAAGGTATACTAGTGCAGGTGAAGAACCTGATATAGCAGTTACAACATCCATCATTTCTTCGTTAATGGCTTCTACCTCTCCAAAGCTTTTAAATATATCAAGAACCATATTAAACTCCTCTATAGTCACCATGCCATTATGACATAGTGCGGACATGGCTTCACCAACTATTGCAGGTATATTAGGCATAGCCCTTACAAGTTTAATCTTTCTATTAAACAACTTTTCAATAGAATCAAGGGTTTTTCCAGCAGCTAATGACACTATTACAGTATCCTCATTAATGCAATCTTTAATTTCATTTATTATAAATTGATACTTATTTGGTTTAACAGAAAGAATTAGTATATCTGCAAACTCAGCAACCTTCTTATTATCAAGAGTAGTAATTACTCCATAGTTTTCTTTAATTTTTTCAAGTTTCTTTTCAGTTCTATTACTTACAATTATAGAATTTGAAGTTATGGTCTTGGACTTTACAAGACCACCTATCATTGCACTTGCTATATTTCCGCATCCAATAAAGCCAATATTAGTTTTCATATAAATACCTCCATTAGTAGTTTGAACATCTATAGTTTTTATGATATAATTTGTTAAATTAACGTAATAAATTGATTAAAATGTTGAAATAATTACAAAGCGGTAACTTTATATGTGCAATAGTATGAATTTTTTATTGAGTAAATATTCATATAATTTTGAATATCTGCTTATAATATTTTAATAATAATACATTATGTGAGAGGAGGCAAGACTTTTTAGTATACAATATGAAAATAGAAAGAGATAAATATATAAAAAACATTAAGAGAATAGTTTTTAAAATTGGAACTTCGACATTAACTCATCCAACTGGACTACTAGATTTAAATAAAATAGAACATATTGTTAGGCAGATAACTAATGTACACAATAAGGGTATTGAAGTTGTACTGGTAACTTCAGGAGCAGTTGGAGCAGGAATAGGAAAATTAGGGCTTAAAACAAGACCAAATACTATTCCTGAAAAACAAGCAGCGGCAGCTGTAGGACAGGGTGTACTACTTCATATGTATGAAAAATTATTTTCTGAATATGGAAAGACTGTAGCACAAATTCTTTTAACAAAGGAAGATATATTAAATAGAAAAAGATTTTTAAATGCTCGAAATACTTTTTTTACATTATTTAACCAAGGAGTTATACCTATAATCAATGAAAATGATGCCGTAGCTGTTGATGAACTGAAATTTGGTGATAATGATACATTATCAGCTATGGTTACGAGCCTTGTAGAAGCTGATTTGCTTGTATTGCTTTCAGATATTGATGGACTTTATAACTCAAATCCAAATGAAAATAAGGATGCAAAATTAATAAGTTATGTAGATATTATTACAGATGAAATCAAGGAAGCTGCCGGTGGAGCAGGTACTAAATTTGGTACTGGAGGAATGATTACAAAGATTAAGTCAGCTGATATTGCAGTTAACTCAGGGGCATCCATGATTATAGTGAATGGTTCACGGCCTAATATAATCAATGAAATTTTAGAGTTTAAAAATGTAGGCACTTTTTTTAAAGCAAATCAAAATCCTCTCCAAAGTAGAAAGTGCTGGTTAACATACAATACACTTATAAAGGGTAAAATAACAATAGATGATGGAGCTAAAGAAGCGATTATAGAGTACCATAAAAGTCTCCTGCCTGCTGGTATTTGCAAGGTAGAGGGTTTTTTTGAAAAAGGTGATATAGTTTCGATTATAGACATTTCTAATAATGAAATAGCACGTGGAATAACAAATTATAATTCGAATGAAATAGACACAATAAAGAGATGTAAAACTCACCTTATAGAAGAGAAAATTGGCTATAAGAGTTATGATGAAGTAGTTCATGCAAATAATATGGTAGTTATTACTAACGAAAATTAAAACTAAGGAGGCGAAAAATGAATATAAGGGATTATGTTGTAGATAAAGCAAAACTAGCTAAAGAAGCATCAAGAAAAATGAATACAATAAGTGAAGCTGTAAAAAATGAAGCACTAAAAGCAATGGCAAATGCATTAATAGATAATATAGATTTAATATTAACGGCTAATGCCAAAGATATAGAAAATGGGAAACAAAAAGGACTGTCTAAATATATGTTAGATAGACTTTTGCTTAACGATGAAAGAATAAATCAAATGGCAGATGGAATAAGAATAGTAGCTTCCCTTAAAGATCCAATAGGTGAAGCAGTAAAAATGTGGAGAACTCAGAAC is a window of Abyssisolibacter fermentans DNA encoding:
- the proB gene encoding glutamate 5-kinase produces the protein MKIERDKYIKNIKRIVFKIGTSTLTHPTGLLDLNKIEHIVRQITNVHNKGIEVVLVTSGAVGAGIGKLGLKTRPNTIPEKQAAAAVGQGVLLHMYEKLFSEYGKTVAQILLTKEDILNRKRFLNARNTFFTLFNQGVIPIINENDAVAVDELKFGDNDTLSAMVTSLVEADLLVLLSDIDGLYNSNPNENKDAKLISYVDIITDEIKEAAGGAGTKFGTGGMITKIKSADIAVNSGASMIIVNGSRPNIINEILEFKNVGTFFKANQNPLQSRKCWLTYNTLIKGKITIDDGAKEAIIEYHKSLLPAGICKVEGFFEKGDIVSIIDISNNEIARGITNYNSNEIDTIKRCKTHLIEEKIGYKSYDEVVHANNMVVITNEN
- the proC gene encoding pyrroline-5-carboxylate reductase, which encodes MKTNIGFIGCGNIASAMIGGLVKSKTITSNSIIVSNRTEKKLEKIKENYGVITTLDNKKVAEFADILILSVKPNKYQFIINEIKDCINEDTVIVSLAAGKTLDSIEKLFNRKIKLVRAMPNIPAIVGEAMSALCHNGMVTIEEFNMVLDIFKSFGEVEAINEEMMDVVTAISGSSPALVYLFIESLADGAVLKGMPRDKAYKMVSQAVLGAAKIVLETGKHPGQLKDEVCSAGGTTIEAIYALEKKGFRGHVIEAIEKGTDKSKILAQKQN